A window of Streptomyces sp. NBC_01224 genomic DNA:
TCCCGGGCAGCCTGCGGTGACGCCGGAGGAGTTCCATGCGTTCTGTGCCCGGCTGGCGCGCGACTGGCCGACCACCGGCACGACGCTGACCACGCACGACACCAAGCGGAGCGCCGATGTACGGGCCCGGGTCGCGGTGCTGACCCAGTGCCCGGAGCAGTGGTCCTGGCTGCTGGTGGAGCTGGGGCGGGTGACTCCCGCGACCGCTCCCGATGCGCAGTTCGCCTGGCAGGCCTGGCAGACGGCCTTCGGCTGCGTGAAGCTGCCGGTCCGGGAGATGGCGGGCCGGCTGGAGCCCGCACTGCTGAAGGCGGTCCGCGAGTCGGGTCTTTTCACCAGCTGGACCGAGCCCGATCCGGCGTACGAGCGGGCGATGACGGACTTCGTCGCGGCGGGACCGGCCGCCGGCAACGGTCCGGTGCGCGAGGCGCTGGAGCGCTTCGCGGGCACGCTCGACCCGTACGTACGGGCCAATGTGCTCGGCGCGGCGCTGGTGCAGCTGACGATGCCGGGTGTGCCTGATCTGTATCAGGGCACGGAACGGGAGTACCTGGCGCTGGTCGACCCGGACAACCGGCGGCCGTTTCGCCACCCGTCCGGGGACGGGGCCTTCAGCGAGAAGGGGGAGCTCACCGCGGCGGCGTTGCGGCTGCGGCGCGAACGGCCGGAGGTGTTCGGCGAGTCGGGCACGTACGCCCCGCTGAGCGCCTACGGCCCGGCGGCCACGCACTGTCTGGCCTTCTGCCGCTCGGGCGAGGTGGTCACCGCGGTGACCAGGCTGTCGTTGCGGCTGACGGAGTCGGGCGGCTGGCGCGGGACGGAGCTGACGCTGCCGGACGACGGGCCGTGGACCGATCTGCTGGCGCCCGGCCGGAAGTTCACCGGGGCCACGGTCGCGCTCGTCGAGCTCTTCGCGCAGCGTCCGGTGGCGCTGCTCAGCCGGGTCGGACGAGAAGGGCCCGCGGACCGCGCGTGAGCACCCCCGTGCCGGCCGGGCGGAATCCGTCCGCCCAGCGGAGCCGCGGCATCGCGTCGAGCAGGGCCCGCAGGCCCTGCTGGGCCTCCAGCCGGCCGAGCACGACGGCCGGGCAGCCCGCCGGTCCGGTGAGGGACCGGCCCTGGTCGTGGCGGAAGGGATCGAAGAGGTCGGGTGCACAGAACCGTTCCGGATCGCGGCCCGCCGAGCCGATCAGACAGGCGACGGGTGCCCCGGCAGGCAGCGTGCCGCCGCTGAGGGTGACATCGGTGACGGTGCGGCGCAGCACGACCTGGACGGGCGGGTCACGGCGCAGCGACTCCGTCCAGGCCCGGACGGCCAGGGCGGGTTCGATGCGCAGCGCGGCCAGGAGGTCGGGGACGTCGAGCAGGTTGGCGAGGAAGGAGGCGAGCGCGGTCTCGCGGAGGCCGGTGTGCCGGGTGCAGGGTGCGGTGGCGGTGCCTCCCGATCCGGTGCGGGGCAGCCGGGTCGCGTACGGGCGGGCGGGCGTGTCGGCTACGGAACCGGCGGGCAGCCAGCGGCAGAACTCCTCGACGAGGTCGGCCTGTTGGCGGCCTGCGATGCGGTGCGCCAGCACGTAGGCGGTGCGCTCGATCCGCTCGGTCATGTGACGTGGCACTGAACCGGTCGCGGCCCTGCGCTGCTTGCGGGGCGTGCACAGGGTGCTGCCGTGGCAGAGTCCGAGGGGTGCGGGGCCGCCGCGGGGCGCGCTGTCGTGCGGGAACCCGGTGAACCGGGGGTCGCTGAGGGCCGTGGTCACATCCGCGTAGCGGCTGACCAGCCAGGCGCCCAGGGGCGCGTCGTAGCTGAGCGGGTATTCCGCGCGCAGGATGCGGTAGAGCCGGTACGGGTCGTGTGCGGCGCCGGGTGCGAGCAGGCTGGGGCCGGTGCCGGGGCGGCATCCGCGCGCCGTCCGTCCGGTCCGGCGGCCGGGGTCCGGTGCGGGTATGCCCTCGGACGCGTCGGCCTGCATCGGTACCCCCGGGGCGTAAGGGCGCCGGTGTGCGGCGCGGTTCCTCACCAGCGGATCACCGACGGGGGCGTTGCGCAGTCGGTGTACGGCCGTCCGGGTGGCGACGGTGTACCCGGCCGGGCCGGGCCCCGGTCCGTGGGCGACCGGGGGCGGAACGGCCAGGGGACTCCGAGCGGATCCGTGAACGCGGCGGCGGCCCCGGTCAGCTCGACACGGAGGGTGCGGCCGTACTGGACAGCCACGACCGTCCGACGCTCTCCGAGGCGGTCGGCGCAGCCTTCCTCACCCTCGCCGGCCACGGCCTCCATCAGCAGTCCTGATGCCGCGTCGCCAGGCCTGCCGTACGACTCAGGCAGGGGGCCCGAGGACGGGCGCGGAGAGCCGGAAGCTCATCCGTCCGAAGCTCACCTGGTCCCCGTCGCGGACCGGGACCGTACCCGTGACCCGCTGTCCGTTGACACAGGTGCCGTTGGTCGAGCCGAGGTCGCGCAGCAGCCAGCGGCCGCCCTGCACGGTGAGTTCCGCATGGAGCCGGGAGACGGTCTCGTGGTTGAGCCGCAGCCCGTTGCCCGGATCGCGGCCGATCAGCAGGGGGTGTGGGCTGGGAGTGGGGAGCAGGAGTTTCGGGAGGCGTTCGGTCTGCCAGACCCGGCGCACCCGGCCGGGAAAGCCGGACACTCCGCTCACGACCCGGAGTATCCGCCGTGACCAGCGGTCTTCGCTCTCCAGGTCGGCGGTGAGCGCCTCCAGCTCCTCCGAGCGCCGGGCGGTGAGGGCGAGTTCCATGCGCCGCATGAAGGTGTCGTGGGACAGCTTGCCCTGCGCAGCGCCGTCTCTGAGCACGCCGAGAACACGGTCGCGCTGGGCATCGGACAGCCGCGCGGGATACGTGTGGAACTCGAAGGGAGACGTCACGCAGCCAATTGTCGGGCCGACCGCCCCGGAGTGTCCAGAACAACCCCGCATTCCGCCCTCCTGACCTGCACGGAACACCTGCTCCGGAATTTCTGAGCAGTGCCGGGCAGACGTTGCTACTCTCTCCCGCCGCAGGCCGCCCGTCGATCGCCGCATGCCTTCTGCGCGCCTCAAGGAGACTTTGTGACCCATGCGCCAAAGGAATTGACCATCCGTCCGCTCGCCGGTCCGCAGGAGCTCGTGCTCTTCCGCCGACTGTCGTACGTACTCGATCACGAGCTCGGCGAGGACCTGGAGAGCGGGCGTCGCCGTCCCGAGTGGATGTGGGTGGCACTGCGCGGCGAACGCGTGGTCGCGCGGATCGCCTGGTGGAGCCGGGACGGTGACGTACCCCTGTTCCTCGACTTCTTCGACCTCGACGACACCCTGCCCGAGCCCGAACGCGGCGAGGCGGGCCTGCGACTGCTGGAGGCGGCGACGGCAGCGGTCGTGCCCGCCGGTGCCCCACGGCCCGAGTACGGACGCTTTGTACCGGCCGACTGGCGCGAGGACCCTGCGGCCCGTGATGTCGTCGAGGCCCGGATACGGGTCATGGAGCGCTCCGGTGCGCGGATGATGGTCGAGCGGCTGCGCCTGGAATGGCGCGCCGGTACGCCGGTCCCCGCCGACAGCGGCCGGCTGCGGTTCCGCCCGGTCGACGGGCGGGAGGATCTCCTCGCGCTGATGACACCGGTGATGGAGGGCACCCTCGACGCCCACGGCCGGGCCGACCTGGCATCCGGACTCGGCGCCCGCGAGGCGGCCGAGAAGCACTACGACGAGGAGCTGGCGACGTACACGACACCGCGCGAGTGGTGGCGCATCGCCGAACTCCCGGGCGGTGAACCCGTCGGGTTCGTGATCCCGGCGCGCAACAACTACAACCCGGTCATCGCCTACATCGGCGTGCTGCCGG
This region includes:
- a CDS encoding cytochrome P450; amino-acid sequence: MQADASEGIPAPDPGRRTGRTARGCRPGTGPSLLAPGAAHDPYRLYRILRAEYPLSYDAPLGAWLVSRYADVTTALSDPRFTGFPHDSAPRGGPAPLGLCHGSTLCTPRKQRRAATGSVPRHMTERIERTAYVLAHRIAGRQQADLVEEFCRWLPAGSVADTPARPYATRLPRTGSGGTATAPCTRHTGLRETALASFLANLLDVPDLLAALRIEPALAVRAWTESLRRDPPVQVVLRRTVTDVTLSGGTLPAGAPVACLIGSAGRDPERFCAPDLFDPFRHDQGRSLTGPAGCPAVVLGRLEAQQGLRALLDAMPRLRWADGFRPAGTGVLTRGPRALLVRPG
- a CDS encoding DUF1707 and FHA domain-containing protein, which codes for MTSPFEFHTYPARLSDAQRDRVLGVLRDGAAQGKLSHDTFMRRMELALTARRSEELEALTADLESEDRWSRRILRVVSGVSGFPGRVRRVWQTERLPKLLLPTPSPHPLLIGRDPGNGLRLNHETVSRLHAELTVQGGRWLLRDLGSTNGTCVNGQRVTGTVPVRDGDQVSFGRMSFRLSAPVLGPPA
- a CDS encoding GNAT family N-acetyltransferase; this encodes MTHAPKELTIRPLAGPQELVLFRRLSYVLDHELGEDLESGRRRPEWMWVALRGERVVARIAWWSRDGDVPLFLDFFDLDDTLPEPERGEAGLRLLEAATAAVVPAGAPRPEYGRFVPADWREDPAARDVVEARIRVMERSGARMMVERLRLEWRAGTPVPADSGRLRFRPVDGREDLLALMTPVMEGTLDAHGRADLASGLGAREAAEKHYDEELATYTTPREWWRIAELPGGEPVGFVIPARNNYNPVIAYIGVLPALRGHGYIDDILAEGTRVLAAQDGVERIRASTDLGNIPMAKSFQRLGYVNFERSFDMVWD